The sequence AAGTCAGCGTCGTTTCTGTACACTTCGCGGAACTCCAGGTTCGCACTCGCCTGCAGGTATTTCCTTACACGATCAGGGTTGTCTACCCCAGCCAGTTCTACGGAGATAATACCTTTGCTTTCGTCCAGACTGATGTTTGGAGAAGCTACCCCAAACTTGTCAATACGTTTTTGCAGTACGAGGTAAGTATTTTTAATTGCAGCACCTGCTTCGCTACGGATCACTTTCAGAACGTCCGCGTTAGAGGTGTTGAAATTGATGTCTTTCTGATAAGCGTTGGCAAAAATAGTTGCCAGACGACCGTTAGGAGCTACCTTCTGGTATTCCTGCCCGAACAATGTTACAAAATCCGACTGGCTGGTCTTTTTTGCTTCCGCTGCATTCCTCAGCGCCTGGTTAAAAGCTGCATCAGTCGAGTGACCGCTCAGCGAACGAATCACATCTTCCACGCTCACATCGAGCACTACGTTCATACCTCCCTGGAGGTCAAGCCCAAGGTTCAGCTCTCTTTCCTTGGCTTTAGTATAGGTTATGTACCAGGGAAAACCCGCGATCTGTTGATTGCTGGTGCTATCCAGTATCCTTTGTCTCCTTACTTTTATCAGATCAGTCAGTGTATCCTGATAAAAAGCCTGTTGCTCTTTACTGTTTGGATACTTCTCCACAGCACTTTTGTTCGCCTTTAAGACGTCGTTTTTGGCTTGCAGGTCTACCTTGCTCTCGTAGCTGCGGACCAGAAACGTGAAAGACAAGTAATACACAGAGATAAGGATCAATGCACCGGCAAAAAATCTAACCAGTCCTTTAAGTTGCATATTGTTTCGGGTTTATAAAAAAATTTTAAGAGTTGCAAAGATAGAATTTAAATTGATATATTAAAGCCGGAGAAACTCAGAAAAGGAAAAAGGTGGAAAATATTGGTTTTCAACTCTTAAACCGGAGTTTTTTGCCCTTATTTAGTCTTCTCTAAGTGTGTGCCAATGCTTTTCTATCTGGTTGATACTATACTTTGCAGGCTGCAATACTAATAAAAATATGCAAACCTCCAATTACCTTCCCCAAGACTCTTTTTTAGATTCCCTGTTAAATACACAGACAGCCCGCCTTGGACGGGTTTTTGCCAATCCGGAAAAGTACCGGCTGCAGATTATTTATACCAGGATCGACCGGGATGCACAAAACACCCCCCATTGCACAAATTTCACCTATAGATTGGACAAAAACACCTATTTCTACCCCGCCTCTACCATAAAACTGGCCGCCACCGCCCTCGCCCTGGAAAAACTGAATGACCTTTCTATCCAGGGCCTGGACCGCCATACTCCCATGTTCACCGGAAGTATGCCCGGCGCTACCCCGGCCGCCCTCACAGATGCCTCCTCCCCTTCCGGATTCCCCTCCATCGGTAATTACATTAAAAAGATATTGCTGGTCAGTGACAACGATGCCTTCAACCGGCTCTATGAATTTATCGGTCAGGAAGCCTTTAATAAAAGTCTCTGGGCCAAAGGGTACCCCGGGGCACAGGTCAGACACCGGGTGGGAGTCTCCGGTATTTCACCCGAAAAAAACCGGTATACCAACCCCATTACTTTTCGCAGGGGCAGAAAAGTCATCTACCAGCAACCTGGTCTATACAGCCCCCTCACCTTCTCCCCCAGACACGACCAGATGGGGAAGGCATACTATAATGAACAAAATGAACTGGTCGAAACCCCAATGGATGCCTCGGAGAAAAACAGGATCTGCCTGGCAGACCTGCACAATATTTTAAAAAGTATTATTTTTCCTGATCTTGTAACAAAATCACAACGTTTCCGTTTAAATGATGGCGACTATGGATTTTTATACCACTGCATGTCAGCACAGCCGGAAGAATCGGAGCAACCAACTTTTGATTCGGCAGCGTTTCATCATAATTACGTGAAGTTTCTGTTGTTTGGTGCAGAGAAAAACAACAATATCAGTGGTAATGTACGCAGCTTTAATAAACCAGGATGGGCATATGGCACATTAACAGACGTGGCCTATATAGCAGACTTTGCCCACCGGATTGAATTTATGTTATCTACAACCGTTTATGTAAATGACAACACTGGAATCCTTTCCGACGAAAATTACCAGTTCAAACAGATAGGCGAACCTTTCATGCAGGCCCTAGGCGAGCTTATTTATAATTATGAGCGCCAACGGCCGCGGATATATCGTCCCGACCTGTCCCGGTTCAAAATTGACTATTCCAATAAAATCTTTTGAAAATACCAAGTTCTAATTCTATATTAAACAAGTGAGTGAAATGGCAACAAGTAAACGTTTATGGGCAGTAGCGGCCCTTTTAGCAATGGTAACAGGGTTTACCGCATGTTTGAAAACTGAAAACACAACTCCTTCAAGACCAGTCGCTGCTTTCGTTGTGATCAATGGTATCACAAGTGCTGCAAAACTGGACTTCTATGACAACTCTACCAAAGTTAAGGACAGCATCTCCACAGGATTTGCAGGTTACAACTACCAGGCCTACGGTGGCTACCACCTTTTCGACCTGAAAAGATATGCAACCAGCACTACAGTGGTGTCTACCAGCGCTGCCAACTACGATTCGCTGACCTACTACACCCTGGTAGCATTCGGTGATTCTACCTCACCTGTGTTCTATCCGATCGAAGACGATTTCGAAGGTGCTAGCAACAGCAACCTGAATATCCGCTTCTGGAACTTATCACCTAACATCGGTGCGGTTGACGTATACCTGAACACAACTAAAATTGACAGCAACAGAACATTCTCCCTGTCCAGACCAAGTTCTGTGTTCAAGGCACTGACCACCGTATCCACTGCGACTTCTATCACCATCAAGAAAGCAGGTACGGAAACAATTGTAGCAACTAATAATTCTTCTTCTACCCAACTGACTTCAGGTGGTGTATACACCATCTTCCTCACAGGCGATGCCAATGTCACCAGTGGTACACTGGCTCCTTATGTTGGATATATCAAGAACTATTATTAATAGAATTTACCCGCTTCTGTCATTGGCAGAAGCGGGTTTTTTACTATATCTTAGCCCCCATGAGGCTAACTATCCTGATAATATTCCTGCTATCCTATTCCTTTATTAAGGCCCAGACTCCACGCTATATTATCCAGTTGCGCGATAAAGCCAACACTACCTGGTCCCTCGATCAACCCTCCCAATTCCTTACTGCCAAAGCAATTGCACGCAGAACAAAACAACACCTTTCCATAGACAGTACAGACCTGCCGGTATCTCCAACCTACCGTGACAGCATTGCTGCTGCCGGAAATGTAAATATATTGTATACTTCACGCTGGTTCAATCAGGTCATCATTCAGACTACTGATACCGCCGCCCTGAGAAAAATTCAATCCTTCTCCTTTGTGGCAAAAACCAGTACTGAAGGCCGTAAATCCGCGCTACGAAAAACCATTGCGGCCAACGGCAAAAGCACGAAACTGTCAGGTACCGGTACATACGGTGGCGCTCATTGGCAGATGGAACTACATAATGCCATCACCCTGCATGACCACAATTATAAAGGACAAAACATGATCATTGCCGTTATTGACAATGGTTTCCCTTCTGTGAATGTAAACCGTGCTTTTACCAGTACCAATATCATCAGCACCTGGGATTTTGTCAAAGCCGCTGCTAACGTATACGACTATGGCGAACATGGAACAGAGGTTCTCTCCATACTGGCATCCAACCTCCCCGATGAGATGATCGGATCCGCACCGGAAGCAGGTTACATCCTGCTCCGTACAGAAGAAACAGACTGGGAAAAACCCATTGAAGAAAATAACTGGGTAGCTGCGGCTGAATATGCAGACAGTCTGGGTGCTGATCTCATCTCCTCCTCTCTTGGTTACAATACATTTGACGATCCTGTTTATAATCACACTTATGCAGATCTGGATGGAAAAACGACCATCATTGCCCGTGCCGCCGCTTTGGCTGCTGCAAAGGGAATGATCGTCGTCATTGCCGCAGGCAATGAAGGTGCGAATGACTGGCATTATATATTGACACCCGCTGATGCAGATAATATTCTGACGGTAGGCGCAGTCAGCCCCGAAGGTGATCTGGCCGACTTCAGCGGCCGTGGCCCCACCGCCGATGGCCGTATCAAACCAGATGTGGTATCTGTCGGCAAAAATAGTCAGATCGTACGACCAGACGGCATACTTACACTAGGCGATGGTACATCCTTTGCCACACCAGTCATAGCGGGTCTCACCGCATGCTTATGGCAGGCATTCCCTAACAGTACGAACCAGGAAGTGATCAATGCTGTCAAGGCCAGTAGCAGCCAGTATAGCTCTCCAGACAATGATATGGGATATGGTATTCCCAACTATCAGATAGCTTACAATACCTTACTAGCCAGTACTTTATCGAATGATACTTTACAGTTTCAGCACAGCTGGCTGAAAGCAATCCCCAATCCTTTTACAAATGAGATCAAAACATTTGTACATGTAAATGCAGGTCAAAAGGTGGAACTGGCGCTGTTTGACAATAACGGCCGCAGGATCAGGACAACAAACTTTACCCCTGCTACAGATTATTATTACTATGAATGGCCTGCTGACTTTTCAGCATTACCTGCCGGTATATATTATTTAAGGGCGCAAAAGGGCAGGGACAAGGCCGTGGTGAAGCTACTAAAACGTTAAGTATTTCCGCTCCTCCTAACTACGATCACAGATTTCTTCCACTATCAGTTACAAAATTATTGTAGGTTTGTTGCTGGTCGCGCACCTACTAAACATTTTTGTTATGAAGCATTTGGAATTAGCAGAAAGGCTGTCAAGGATCTCTGAGCCACAAACGATCAAGATGGCGAAGTTGAGCCGCGAGTTGAAAGCACAGGGCATAGACATTGTGGATCTGAGTATTGGCGAACCTGACTTTGACACGCCAACCCACATCAGGGAGGCAGCAAAAAAAGCCATCGATGAAGGCTTTACGCATTACACACCCGTAGCTGGTATTGCAGATCTGCGAGCGGCAGTAGTGAAGAAACTGCAACGCGATAACAATCTGGAATATCTGCCGGAACAGATTGTGGTATCGACAGGTGCCAAGCAAAGTATTGCCAACGCAGTGCTGAGTGTAATCAACCCCGGTGATGAGGTCATTATCCCTACCCCCTATTGGGTCACTTATTCAGAATTAGTAAAACTCTGTCAGGGTACGGTTGTGTTCGTACCATGCAGTATTGAAAATAAATTCAAGATCACCCCTGCACAACTGGAAGCGGCTATTACGCCAAAAACAAAGTTGTTCATGTTCTCTTCTCCCTGCAATCCTACCGGATCTGTATATAGTAAAGAAGAGCTGAAAGCACTGGCCGATGTATTTGCCAAATATCCTGGTATCTACGTGATGGCTGATGAGATCTATGAATACATCAACTATGTAGGTAAGCACGAAAGCATAGCACAGTTCGAGGGAATGAAAGAACGCACGATTATCATCAATGGTCTGAGTAAAGGCTTTGCGATGACAGGATGGCGTTTAGGCTACCTGGCTGCACCTGCAGCAGTAGCAAAAGCGGCGGAGAATATGCAAAGCCAGTTCACTTCTGCAACCTGCTCTATCACACAAAAAGCAGCAGTGGCAGCACTGAATGGTCCGAAAGATTCTGCTGATGAAATGCTGGCAGAGTTCACCAAAAGAAGAGCATTTGTATTTGAACAAATGAGCCAGATGCCAGGTTTGAAACTGATCAACCCGGACGGCGCCTTCTATATGTTCCCGGATGTAAGCAGCTTCTTTGGCAAGTCTTACGACGGTGTAGAAGTGAACAATGCAGATGATCTGTGTATGTACCTGCTGCACAAAGCGAACGTAACATTTGTAACAGGTTCTGCCTTCCAGCAGCCAAATGCCATCCGAATTTCTTATGCCGCTTCTATGGAGAAGCTCCAGGAAGGGATGAAGCGTTTGAAAGCAGGTCTGGAAAAACTGGCCTAAATAATTCATTTCCTATAGAAAAGCTTTTGCCAAATCGGCAAAAGCTTTTTTTTCGCCACTACATCTGCACATTATTATTTATATATTTGCACCTGCAAACAATTATTATACATGGGTATGACATCTCAGCAAGCCCTCTTTATCGTACTTGGACTTGGCATTCTAACTATTCTATATATGACCTTGAAGGATATGTTCCTAAAACCTAAAGACAAGGAGGCAACACCTGTCACCGCCGCACCTGTTTCTGAAAAACGCAGCAGCGACCCGGCAGTCCTCCCCCTCCAATTACAAGCCTATGAAAGAATGGCTTTGCTGGTAGACCGCATCAACCTGCAGAACCTGATCAGCCGTGTATACCAACCCGGCCTCGGTGCTACAGACATGCAGGTGGGCCTGATTCACACCATCAAAGCTGAATTCGACCACAACGTCACCCAGCAGATCTACGTCTCTGCAATCGCCTGGGAAGCCGTAAAAACACTGAAAGAACAAACCATCACGATCATCAACCAGGTTGCCAGTCAGCTCCCGGCCGAGGCCACCGCGATGGATCTTAATAAACATATTCTGGAAGTATTCCTGCAAGCTGAATCATCCCCTGCCGAAATGACCGCGCAGATCGTGAATGCCGAAGCCCGCAAGTTATTCTAACAAAAGAGGATACTTAAAATCGAAAAGGAGGTGTATCAAAAGTATGATACACCTCCTTTTTTTATGAAAATGGTTTTCATCCCCCGTTGGTGAATTCCCTCTTTCATGAAGGTTTTTATGAAAATGGGTTTCATGCCTGTTGGTGAATTCCCGCTTTCATGAATGTTTTATTCGGGTAGCTTTCAGTAACTTATAGTCGTTACACAATTCTCAGACCCTGATTTTATTTTTGAGACTCCCTATTCTTGCTATTTTTTTACCATCGTCACTCTTTTGGGCCGGATCACCTCATACAGTAAATATCCTTTTCCATTGAAGTGTATATATAATGGCGGCCCCTGATACCATGGCTGTCCCGGTATTTTCTTATGTGCCTGAATATGCAGGTGTGGTTCGGTACTAAATCCTGAATTTCCCACACAACCCAAGGGTTGCCCCTTTTTAATCACATCGCCATCGTGCACAATCACACTCCCCTCCTTCATATGCCCTAAAAAGATGTAACTGTTAGAGGTTTCGATGATGACCTGGTTGGTATTGTTTGGTCCCCGGCTCATATCAGGAGGGATATTATCCGGGTTGTCTCCGTAAGCTTTTAATACCCGTCCATCGCAGGGACTATATAAGGTATCGCCAAATATTTCATAATCCGCCAACTTTCTGCTGAAGATCTGATTCGCACGCCTGCCATCGGGTTTCAATTTTACAATATCCATGGCATAAATCGCTCCCCGCAAACTGAAGTGAAACAGGTTAGTGGGTAATCCCTTCCCTCCCTGCAACACAAAATACCGCCCGGTTTTCATGGGGAAAGCCAGTTCAATGGTTTCAGGTTTGCCGGTGGTACCGGTGAAATAAAGAACACTCAACAGCGTCAAAATAGCAGTAAAGAATAAATTAAATACCATCTGCCAGTTTTTTGACGCCCGCTGCCCCTTTTTCCGGCGCAGGGCGCCAATGATCAGGGCCAGCAGCAAACAAATGCCAAACCCATACTTGGCTTCGATCGTAAGGTACACCCAGGTGCCATAGAGATAAATAAATACACCCAATGACAATCCGGCTAATAGACGTGACCAATTGTGGCGGAATAGGGCTGCGGCAGCAGTGTATGTAAAAAAAACGCTGAACAGGGCCAAAGTAAAAGTCAGTAGTAACAGTGCGTAAATAAACATAGCTTATTCGGTAAATCGTTCAGGAATGGTCCTGCAAATTATCAATATTTTGGCCTTCGCAGCAATACGGTAATAATTATGTAACATTGTCTATCATACATCATTATTCCACGAACGTACACAAAATGGAAAATATCATCAAAACAGATGCCGGTATTATCATTGAACCAGTTTATACCCAACCGGTACCCATGGATGAGTTGCCCGGACAATTCCCTTTTACAAGAGGAGTACATGCCTCCATGTACCGCGATAAACTATGGACCATGCGGCAGTATGCGGGTTTTAGTACTGCGGAAGCCTCAAACCAGCGCTATCATTTCCTGCTTAGCCAGGGGGTAATGGGGCTGAGCGTAGCCTTTGACCTGCCTACCCAGATCGGGTATGATTCAGATCATGCCATGTCGGAGGGGGAAGTAGGCAAAGTGGGTGTGGCGATCGATTCACTGGAGGATATGGAAAGACTCTTTGCCGGTATCAAACTGGAAGATATTTCCACGAGTATGACCATCAATGCAACAGGATTTATACTACTCGCTCTGTATATCGCCCTTGCCAAAAAACAGGGAGCGGACCTGCATAAAATATCAGGTACTATCCAGAATGATATTCTCAAAGAATATGCGGCGAGAGGCACCTATATTTATCCACCCAAACCATCTATGCGCCTGATTACAGACATCTTTGCATATTGTAGTACCGAGGTCCCTAAATGGAATACGATCTCAATTTCGGGATACCATATCCGGGAAGCAGGCGCAAATGCAGTACAGGAACTGGCTTTTACACTGGCTAACGGCAAAGCCTATCTAAAAGCGGCGATTGAAAAGGGGCTAGCTATCAATGTATTTGCACGGCGATTGTCATTCTTTTTCAATGCGCATAACCATCTCTTTGAAGAAGTGGCGAAGTTCAGAGCGGCCCGTAGAATGTGGGCCCATATGACAACGGAACTGGGGGCTACAGATCCAAAGGCACAGATGCTGCGTTTTCATACACAGACAGGTGGAAGCACATTGACAGCGCAACAACCCCATAATAATATAGTACGTGTCGCCGTGCAAACCATGGCGGCGACATTGGGTGGTACACAATCATTGCATACCAATGGCTATGATGAAGCGCTTTCCCTGCCTACAGAAGAAGCAGCGCGGATAGCCTTGCGTACCCAGCAGATCGTAGGTTATGAAAGTGGTATTGCAGATACAGTTGATCCTCTTGCCGGAAGTTATTATGTAGAAGCCCTGACGAATGAGGTGGAGGCAAAGGCCTGGGAACTGATACATCGTATAGATGCGATGGGTGGCGCGGTGAGTGCGATAGAACAAGGTTTTGTACAGGATGAGATAGCGAAAAGTGCTTACTTATATCAGCAGGAAATAGAGAGCGGTAAAAAGATCATCGTGGGAGTGAATAAATTTACGGCAAAGGATGAAGGAACACCAGAAATATTCAGGATAGATGACAGTATCAGGCAGGTGCAAACGGAAAGACTGCAATCGCTAAAAAGCAGGAGGGATAATGAAGCGGTACAGGCAATTTTACAAAGGCTGGAAGCCGCGGCCCATACGGAAGAAAATGTAATGCCTATCGTCGTGGAAGCTGTGGAAACTTTGTGTACCCTCGGTGAAATAGCCGATACATTAAGGAAGGTATTCGGTGAATATAAATAGGTCCTACCTGTTTAGCCGACCGCAGGCCATGCCCGGACACACGAAAAAATCACTTGTGCAGAAGGCCATTCCGATGACTACGAAAATTTAGCCGGCCGCAGGTCATGCCCCCGACTACGAAAAAATCGCTTGTACCGAAGGCATAAGCGATTTTTTCGTTATGATTTTCATTATTTTTGGCCATGTCTTTTATCTACCATAACACCTGTCCGGTATGTGGAGCCGCAACTTCACATAAAGTACTGACAGCCAAAGATTACACCGTTTCAAAGGAAACCTTCGACATTAACCATTGCGGACATTGTAGCGTACGCTTCACACAAAACGTTCCTGATAGCGCCAGCATTGGCCGCTATTATCAATCGCAGGAATACATCTCCCACTCTGAAACCCGTCAGGGCCTCATCAACCGTTTATACCACAGCGTGAGGAAAATCACCCTGCGTAGTAAACAAAATTGGGTAAAAGCAGCAACTGGTCTCAAACAAGGTTCCATCCTCGACATTGGTTGTGGAACAGGTTCCTTCCTTCACTTCATGCAGCAGGGCGGCTGGCAGATCACCGGTCTTGAACCAGACGAAACGGCCCGTCAGAACGCAAAGACATTATACAACATCGAACCTCGTCCTTCAGAAGATCTCTATTCTCTGCCTGCCGGACAGTTTGATGCTATCACCATGTGGCATGTACTGGAACACGTACATACCTTACATGACTATATCCGCCAGATCCGCACCTTATTAAAACCGGAAGGCGCACTCCTCATCGCTGTTCCCAACTACACCTCTCCCGATGCAGAACATTATGGTGAACACTGGGCGGCTTACGATGTACCACGTCACCTTTACCACTTCTCTCCTGCTGCCATGGAAGTACTCCTGAAGCAACATAAGATCAGAGTAGTGAAAAAGCATCCGATGGTGTTCGATGGTTTCTATGTGAGTCTGCTGAGTGAAAAATATAAAACAGGTGGGAATGGCTTATTCAAAGGCTTCTGGAATGGTTTCATCTCCTGGCGCAAAGGATTGAAGGATGTAGACAGATGTAGTTCTGTCGTGTATGAATGTAAAGCAGAATAACCAATAAAATAAATAAAAACATTCATAAAAGAGGGAATTCACCACCGGGGAATGAAAACCATTTTCCGAATAAAAAGGGGGCGTCTTCGGGACGCCCCCTTTTTATTCAGGTACCTGATCTGATTGAGAGAATTTCCGTACATGCAATTCTCATGGCCTTCCTGTTACTTAGGATACATCCCCCTCTTTTTTATTTATTTATGATTTTAATACAGATAGTTCAATGCAATCCTGTCATTCGCATTGAAAGTACGATTCCCCACATTATTGCAGGCCAGCATCCAGCTATTGGCATCAGGTGCACTCGGCGTACCTGGTATCAGGATGGCACCTACCCCCCCAGACCCCTCATTAACAGACGTTCCTCCACAGCTAAAAGAACGATCCAGGCAATCACTATGACGGAAACCAATGCAGTGCCCAATTTCATGCTGAATAACAGAAGCCACAAACAATACATTCGGATTACTGCCAAATGCAGCAGAATTGGTATTTAAAAGAATAGATGGATAAGGGTTCCCACTGCTGGAAGGAAAACCGGAAGAAGCATATGTAACCGATCCTCCACTTGGCCCCTGGTTAAAACCAGAAATCGTAATATCTGCAGTACCTGTAGTAATACGTACAAAAGTCAGCGATATACCCAGACTGTTAAAACGCGCGATGGCAGTATCCGTTCCTGCTACAAATGCACTACCCAAACCACTTACTTTGATCGTAATGGTACGTGGCGTGCCTGTTATCAGGTTGATGGTACGATATTGTTCTGTGCCTGCAATCCGCAGATAAGGTCCGTTAGCAGGTTTATTTAAATCAGCTTCAGAAAGGCGGATATCACCTTCTACAAGGTAATCTCCCTGAAATCTTTTTACATCTGCAGCATTAAATCCTAATGCTTCAATTTTCTGCAGAACAGCTGTTGGGATAGCTGTTTGTTGAACAGCTACTTCTTTTTTACAGGAGGTTATAATAAGAAGAAAGTACAGAAATATAAGTTTACGCATACAATAATAGTTGGGGTAAATAAAAATGAGCCGGCAGCAAATCGCTACCGGCTGCTTTGCTCATGCATCAGCTAATAAGAATATCTTTCTTACTAATTAATACAAGTAGTTTAATGCGATAACATCGTTCGCATTGAAAGTACGGTTGCCACCATTGGAGCAGGACAGCATCCATGAATTTGCATCAGCACCGGTTGGAGTACCTGGAATCCAGATAGCACCTACAGAAGAAGCACCTTCGTTGGTAGCAGTACCACCACAGCTGTAAGAACGATCGAAGTAATCAGTATGACGGAAACCAACACAGTGACCGATTTCATGCTGAATTACAGAACCTACATACAGTACATTAGGATTGCTGCCATATGCCTGTGAGTTAGTGTTCATCAGGATAGAGCTGTATGGATTACCGCTGCTGGTTGGGAAACCAGAAGAACCCAGGGTGATATAACCACCGCTTGGACCCTGGTTGAAACCAGAGATAGTAATGTTTGCAGTACCACTGGTAATGCGGGAGAAAGTGATAGCCAGGCCCAGAGCATTGTAACGTGCAATAGCAGTATCAGTACCTGCTACATAAGCGCTACCCAGACTGCTGGCTACTTTTATAGTAATCGTGCGTGGAGTACCTGTTACCAGGTTAGTAGTGCGATATTGCTCTGAACTTGCTACACGCAGTACTGGACCAGTATATTTACTGTTCAGATCTGCTTCAGTCAGGCGGATATCACCCTCCACTATGTAATCATCGCCGAACTTGTGTACATCAGCGGAGCTGAAGCCCAGCGCTTCGATTTTTGCGAGGGTTTCAGTAGGGATAGCATCAGGCTTGGTGCTGCTTACGTTATCTTTTTTACAGGACACAGTTGCTACAGCGATGCCTGCTGCCAGACACAATAAGGCGTTGAATGAATGTTTACGCAT is a genomic window of Chitinophaga sp. LS1 containing:
- a CDS encoding M57 family metalloprotease — its product is MRKHSFNALLCLAAGIAVATVSCKKDNVSSTKPDAIPTETLAKIEALGFSSADVHKFGDDYIVEGDIRLTEADLNSKYTGPVLRVASSEQYRTTNLVTGTPRTITIKVASSLGSAYVAGTDTAIARYNALGLAITFSRITSGTANITISGFNQGPSGGYITLGSSGFPTSSGNPYSSILMNTNSQAYGSNPNVLYVGSVIQHEIGHCVGFRHTDYFDRSYSCGGTATNEGASSVGAIWIPGTPTGADANSWMLSCSNGGNRTFNANDVIALNYLY